A genomic region of Plasmodium falciparum 3D7 genome assembly, chromosome: 11 contains the following coding sequences:
- a CDS encoding 60S acidic ribosomal protein P1, putative, whose protein sequence is MASIPASELPECEKQELLCTYAALILHEEKMSITSDNILKLIKNSNNTVLPYLPMLFERALKGKDIQSLLSNLSVGSAPAAAAQVTTEKPSEDKKEAKKEEKVEEEEEEDDLGFSLFG, encoded by the exons atggcATCAATTCCAGCATCAGAATTACCAGAATGTGAAAAGCAGGAACTTTTATGTACCTATGCTGCTTTAATATTAcatgaagaaaaaatgagTATAACAAGTGACAATATTTTAAAGCTTATTAAAAATTCTAACAATACTGTTTTGCCATACTTACCAATGCTTTTCGAAAGGGCTTTAAAGGGAAAAGATATTca GAGCTTATTAAGTAACTTAAGTGTAGGAAGTGCCCCTGCAGCTGCTGCCCAAGTTACAACTGAGAAACCAAGTGAAGACAAAAAGGAAGCCAAAAAAGAAGAGAAAGTagaggaagaagaagaagaagatgatTTAGGTTTCTCCTTATTTGGTTAA